The proteins below come from a single Tachypleus tridentatus isolate NWPU-2018 chromosome 13, ASM421037v1, whole genome shotgun sequence genomic window:
- the LOC143236141 gene encoding LOW QUALITY PROTEIN: 26S rRNA (cytosine-C(5))-methyltransferase nsun-5-like (The sequence of the model RefSeq protein was modified relative to this genomic sequence to represent the inferred CDS: deleted 2 bases in 1 codon) encodes LNPPPGSLVLDACAAPGMKTVHLAALMENKGKILAVDMNSERLDIVKEMVHFVTSCETYCADFSSLDPATEPFSSVEYILLDPSCSGSGIVNRLDYGSNETSDPSRIRKLAWFQKQLLSHSLTFPNVKRIVYSTCSINQEENEEVIKAVLETTKDFTLEKIIPQWPTRGLPEFDFGSLCVRSYPEENLTNGFFVAAFQKIYPDIKESSEKCKKKNNIVVYQEIS; translated from the exons CTGAATCCTCCACCAGGAAGTTTGGTCTTGGATGCATGTGCAGCTCCTGGAATGAAGACTGTTCACCTAGCAGCTTTAATGGAAAACAAAGG gaAAATCTTAGCTGTGGATATGAACTCTGAGCGACTTGATATAGTAAAGGAAATGGTGCATTT CGTGACCTCATGTGAAACTTACTGTGCAGACTTTTCATCATTAGATCCTGCCACAGAGCCATTTTCATCTGTAGAGTATATTCTCCTTGACCCATCCTGTTCTGGGTCTGGTATAGTCAATCGCTTGGATTATGGATCCAATGAAACCTCTGATCCTTCTCGAATAAGGAAATTAGCCTGGTTCCAGAAACAACTTTTATCTCATTCTCTTACATTCCCAAATGTTAAACGAATTGTTTACTCAACTTGTTCAATCAACCAAGAAGAGAATGAAGAAGTTATCAAAGCAGTACTGGAAACCACTAAAGATTTTACTCTGGAAAAAATAATACCTCAATGGCCAACTCGAGGTTTACCAGAGTTTGACTTTGGGAGTCTGTGTGTGCGATCATATCCTGAAGAAAATCTTACTAATGGATTTTTTGTTGCTGCTTTTCAAAAGATTTATCCTGATATTAAGGAATCATCTGAAAAGTGTAAAAAGAAAA ACAACATTGTAGTGTATCAAGAAATCTCCTAA